The Sediminispirochaeta smaragdinae DSM 11293 genome has a segment encoding these proteins:
- a CDS encoding redox-sensing transcriptional repressor Rex, with the protein MQLSRPSLERLPVYYRILKHAAEQESSYISSSEIGRKAGVPGAQVRKDLLCFKAKGRPSVGFHVLTLRKDLERYLGLEHSRSVALVGAGNLGKALAQFPGFAQYGMKITLLLDKDPQKIGSVIGGLEIKGMDVLPLIAKEKRLKIGIITTPASEAQLVAEQMVAAGIISIWNFTPTRLSLPEDVFIRYEDLSAGLALLSQKAAEFERNHNHE; encoded by the coding sequence ATTCAGCTTTCACGTCCGTCACTGGAAAGGCTTCCCGTATATTACCGCATTTTGAAGCATGCGGCCGAGCAGGAATCGTCGTACATATCCTCCTCTGAGATAGGCCGAAAAGCAGGGGTTCCTGGAGCCCAGGTTAGGAAGGATTTACTCTGTTTCAAAGCAAAAGGAAGGCCGAGTGTAGGCTTTCATGTTCTTACCTTGCGAAAAGATCTTGAAAGGTATCTAGGACTTGAGCACTCGAGAAGTGTGGCATTGGTCGGGGCAGGAAACCTTGGAAAGGCCCTTGCACAGTTTCCTGGTTTTGCTCAATACGGCATGAAGATCACCCTTTTGCTGGACAAGGATCCCCAAAAAATAGGAAGTGTAATCGGGGGATTAGAGATCAAAGGGATGGATGTTCTGCCCCTCATTGCAAAAGAAAAGAGGCTCAAGATCGGAATTATCACCACTCCGGCTTCCGAAGCACAGCTTGTTGCCGAACAGATGGTTGCCGCCGGAATTATTTCCATTTGGAATTTTACCCCCACAAGGCTCTCCCTTCCGGAAGACGTCTTCATTCGCTATGAAGACCTTTCGGCAGGGTTGGCACTCCTCAGCCAGAAAGCGGCGGAATTTGAAAGAAATCATAACCATGAATAA
- a CDS encoding response regulator, which produces MEKICVYLVDDHPAVRDGVRSALLRSGFISIVGEADDAYRLFMDLETVRPEVILLDIGLPDGSGIDLIEKIRMKLPHVRILMLSMYNRIDYIVESLRNGARGFVTKETSPSRIAEAIERVHTGEYFFDGTVLDAIVGKLLENSYNIMDVSDSAYATLTAREQEIMRLLAQGNSVRKVAQMLFISKKTVENHRTSIFKKLNINNSVELVHYATRIGLIDID; this is translated from the coding sequence ATGGAAAAGATATGCGTATATCTTGTTGATGATCACCCGGCCGTTCGTGACGGTGTCCGCTCGGCCTTGCTTCGCAGCGGCTTTATTTCCATAGTGGGTGAGGCCGATGACGCATACCGGCTCTTTATGGATCTTGAGACGGTGCGCCCGGAGGTGATTTTGCTCGATATTGGTCTTCCCGACGGATCGGGAATCGATTTGATCGAGAAAATCAGAATGAAGCTGCCTCATGTCAGGATTTTGATGCTGAGCATGTACAATCGGATTGATTATATTGTTGAGTCGCTTAGGAACGGGGCCCGGGGCTTTGTGACAAAGGAGACATCTCCTTCGCGGATAGCCGAAGCCATTGAACGGGTTCATACCGGTGAATATTTCTTCGACGGAACGGTCCTCGATGCTATCGTTGGAAAGTTACTGGAAAATTCCTATAACATCATGGATGTCAGCGATAGTGCTTATGCAACACTTACCGCTCGCGAGCAGGAAATCATGCGCCTCCTTGCTCAGGGGAATTCCGTTCGTAAGGTGGCTCAAATGCTTTTTATCAGCAAGAAGACGGTGGAAAACCACCGTACAAGTATTTTCAAGAAGCTCAATATCAATAATTCGGTTGAGCTTGTGCACTATGCAACGAGGATTGGGCTCATTGATATCGATTGA
- a CDS encoding inositol monophosphatase family protein encodes MKQQTLPDGALEVATEAAQKAGELQKRLLIEGFRVDRKSTSVDMVTEADKKSEQIIRSVITSRFPDHDILGEEEGSTVCGSQWQWIIDPLDGTTNYVHHHPIFCVSVALTFQGVPMLGVVYAPMLDDLYSAVAGEGALKNGIPIRVSKRRILNETLMATGVPYDRATSSENNIDYLADMSTKVRGIRRLGAAAYDLCLVAEGVYDAYWELKIRSWDIAAGSLIVKEAGGFAVHWHHGGTAQQPALLDCLVASPAILPPLLEALSETGSAYSDAKHTGNELF; translated from the coding sequence ATGAAACAGCAAACACTACCCGATGGGGCTTTGGAAGTTGCAACAGAGGCGGCACAAAAAGCCGGCGAACTGCAGAAAAGACTTTTAATTGAAGGTTTCCGGGTGGACCGAAAATCGACAAGTGTCGATATGGTCACCGAAGCTGATAAGAAAAGCGAACAGATCATCCGGTCTGTGATCACCTCCCGTTTTCCCGACCATGATATTCTGGGAGAAGAAGAGGGTTCGACGGTGTGCGGATCGCAATGGCAGTGGATCATCGACCCTCTCGACGGAACCACCAACTATGTCCACCATCATCCGATCTTCTGCGTTTCCGTCGCGCTTACCTTCCAAGGGGTGCCGATGCTCGGCGTTGTGTACGCACCTATGCTGGATGACCTCTACAGCGCAGTGGCAGGGGAGGGGGCATTGAAGAACGGTATCCCAATCAGGGTGTCAAAACGACGGATATTGAACGAAACGCTCATGGCCACGGGAGTGCCCTACGACAGGGCTACGAGCAGTGAAAACAACATCGACTACCTCGCCGATATGTCCACAAAGGTAAGGGGCATAAGAAGGCTCGGGGCGGCTGCCTACGATCTTTGTCTTGTTGCCGAAGGGGTTTACGATGCCTATTGGGAGCTCAAAATAAGGAGCTGGGACATTGCGGCGGGGAGTCTTATTGTCAAGGAAGCAGGGGGCTTTGCGGTACATTGGCATCACGGAGGAACCGCGCAGCAACCGGCCCTGCTGGATTGTCTGGTAGCAAGTCCGGCAATCCTCCCTCCCCTTCTCGAGGCCCTTTCCGAGACGGGAAGCGCCTATTCCGACGCAAAACATACGGGAAATGAGCTTTTTTAG
- a CDS encoding carbohydrate ABC transporter permease: MHKPYSGRPLLRILFWILIVYIFIHMTFPFLWAINSSLKSEGQLQMTPGTMVPRDPTTMKVSLYVRNYAAVFRNKTFMRGILNSFVVAGSVTLLSLLFGSFAAFAMGKLRYRGKTPSMYIILSMTMFPQVSVLTGLYAVIRVLGIPATLSMILTYMLMTLPFTIWVLTSFFRGLPTSLLQAAQIDGATPFQSFYQILLPLTAPALVTTGLLAFIQAWNEYLFALTFTSIQPSARTVPVAIALFTGEVSKQEPFGEIMAAAVIVTVPLLVLVMIFQRKIIAGLVQGAVKY; this comes from the coding sequence ATGCATAAGCCGTATTCCGGAAGGCCGCTTCTTCGTATTCTTTTCTGGATTCTCATCGTTTACATCTTCATTCATATGACATTTCCTTTCCTCTGGGCGATTAATTCCAGTCTCAAAAGTGAGGGGCAGCTCCAAATGACCCCAGGCACCATGGTTCCCAGAGATCCCACTACAATGAAGGTCTCCCTCTATGTGCGAAACTATGCCGCGGTTTTTCGAAACAAAACCTTTATGCGGGGGATCCTGAACTCATTTGTCGTCGCGGGGTCGGTGACCCTCCTTTCCCTCTTGTTTGGTTCCTTTGCCGCCTTTGCCATGGGAAAGCTGCGATACCGAGGGAAGACTCCCTCGATGTATATCATCCTCTCGATGACGATGTTTCCGCAGGTCTCTGTCCTTACTGGCTTGTATGCGGTGATTCGCGTTCTCGGTATTCCTGCCACCCTTAGCATGATTCTTACCTATATGCTGATGACGCTTCCGTTTACGATCTGGGTCTTGACCAGCTTCTTTCGCGGTTTGCCGACCTCCCTGCTTCAGGCCGCTCAGATAGACGGAGCAACACCGTTTCAGAGCTTTTACCAGATTCTTCTTCCCCTGACAGCCCCCGCTCTGGTTACCACCGGGCTGCTTGCCTTCATCCAGGCCTGGAACGAGTATCTTTTCGCCTTAACCTTTACCTCGATTCAGCCGTCGGCAAGGACCGTACCTGTAGCGATTGCCCTTTTTACCGGAGAGGTCTCCAAGCAAGAGCCCTTCGGTGAGATTATGGCCGCGGCGGTTATCGTAACGGTTCCACTCCTTGTTCTTGTCATGATTTTTCAGCGGAAGATCATAGCAGGGCTTGTTCAAGGCGCCGTCAAATATTAG
- a CDS encoding carbohydrate ABC transporter permease, which yields MQTTSKSLVKSEARLAYLLLVPSFIILIMIAFYPLGSVFVNSVTNKRFASSQKTEFVGLKNYKKLLSFKVMGLPPVIDDATGKQKIDPETGDVVWESPLDVLPTEPVRYKELSQFSFMGTQYVIGATDPDFLQAVGDTVGFTILSVFIETVLGLAVALVLNSAFRGRGFMRMVMLIPWAIPTAVSSRMWEWMFASNRTGFFNILLDKFGVGSGQFAFLVESSSQLWVMIAIDVWKTTPFMALLILAGLQMIPRQIYEAAYVDGANKLRQFWSMTLPMLRATLAVALVFRTLDALRVFDVFQIVFGANRYSMASFAYYQLVDNKLMGYSSASSVVIFLLIFIFDFIYIKMIGGVDSDA from the coding sequence ATGCAGACCACGTCAAAGAGTCTGGTCAAATCCGAGGCCCGGCTTGCCTATCTGCTTCTTGTTCCTTCATTTATCATCTTAATTATGATTGCGTTCTATCCTCTGGGCAGCGTATTTGTAAACAGCGTGACAAATAAACGCTTTGCCAGTAGTCAGAAGACGGAATTCGTCGGATTGAAAAACTACAAGAAACTCCTTAGTTTCAAGGTGATGGGGCTCCCTCCGGTGATTGATGATGCAACGGGAAAGCAGAAGATCGATCCTGAAACAGGCGATGTCGTCTGGGAAAGCCCCCTCGACGTTTTGCCTACGGAACCGGTACGGTACAAAGAACTATCTCAATTCAGTTTTATGGGCACCCAATACGTTATCGGCGCCACCGATCCGGATTTCCTTCAAGCCGTCGGTGATACCGTTGGATTTACCATCCTTTCGGTCTTTATCGAGACGGTTTTGGGGCTTGCGGTAGCCTTGGTCCTCAATTCGGCTTTTAGAGGAAGGGGCTTCATGAGAATGGTCATGCTGATCCCCTGGGCCATCCCCACCGCCGTTTCGTCCAGAATGTGGGAATGGATGTTTGCCTCGAACAGAACGGGATTCTTCAACATTCTTCTTGATAAATTCGGAGTAGGCAGCGGCCAGTTTGCTTTTCTGGTGGAATCGTCGAGTCAGCTTTGGGTCATGATCGCCATTGATGTGTGGAAAACAACCCCTTTTATGGCCCTGCTTATCCTTGCTGGCTTACAGATGATTCCCCGTCAGATCTATGAAGCAGCATATGTGGACGGGGCCAATAAACTGCGACAGTTTTGGTCCATGACCCTCCCAATGCTCAGAGCGACCCTTGCTGTTGCGCTTGTGTTTCGGACCCTGGATGCCTTACGGGTCTTCGATGTATTTCAGATCGTCTTCGGCGCAAACCGGTATTCGATGGCGAGTTTTGCCTATTATCAGTTGGTAGATAATAAACTGATGGGCTACTCATCTGCTTCCAGTGTCGTCATATTCCTTCTGATATTTATCTTTGACTTTATTTACATAAAAATGATAGGGGGGGTGGACAGTGATGCATAA
- a CDS encoding ABC transporter substrate-binding protein: MCKRMKSFAVLVALLALISAPFVMAGGQQDSSAPAGDSGQVVVTIAAGAVGQELELTKQAAAEYTKMHPDVLVKVLDTPDLSDDRLGLYLQFFESQSPEVDLYQVDVIWPGDMAEHFEDLYQYPGMKEDAAKHFAPIVQNNTVDGKLVAMPWFTDAGLLYYRTDLLEKYGFDGPPATWKELETMAQTIQDGERAAGNADFWGYVWQGNSYEGLTCDAIEWLASNGGGTIVSPDKKITINNGKAIAALNMAKGWVGTISPKGVLSFGEEDARNVWQAGNAAFMRNWPYAYNLSTSDESAVQGKFAAAPLPAGDSGKGAAALGGWQLALSKYSNNKKVAAEVLRYMAGYDVQKMRAIEGSFNPTIKSLYQDKDVLDATPIFGTLYDVFINTTPRPSTATAPRYSETSKIFFTNVHDVLSGKKDAATAVRAMELDLKDLLDYPTGSPE; this comes from the coding sequence ATGTGTAAAAGAATGAAAAGCTTTGCCGTGCTTGTGGCGTTGCTTGCTCTTATCTCGGCACCCTTTGTTATGGCTGGAGGTCAGCAGGATTCGTCCGCTCCTGCCGGTGATTCAGGGCAGGTGGTGGTTACCATTGCCGCCGGTGCCGTCGGCCAGGAACTTGAATTGACCAAACAGGCGGCGGCCGAATACACAAAGATGCACCCCGATGTTTTGGTTAAGGTGCTTGATACTCCTGATCTTTCCGACGATCGTCTCGGTCTCTATCTACAATTTTTCGAAAGCCAAAGTCCCGAGGTCGATCTTTATCAGGTTGATGTAATATGGCCCGGAGATATGGCCGAACACTTTGAAGACCTCTACCAGTATCCCGGCATGAAAGAGGATGCTGCAAAACACTTTGCTCCTATTGTTCAAAACAATACCGTTGATGGAAAACTGGTGGCCATGCCCTGGTTTACCGATGCAGGTTTGCTCTATTACCGTACCGATCTCCTTGAGAAATACGGGTTCGACGGACCTCCCGCTACCTGGAAAGAGCTTGAAACCATGGCACAAACGATCCAGGACGGAGAACGGGCCGCAGGAAATGCGGATTTCTGGGGCTATGTCTGGCAGGGAAACAGCTACGAAGGCCTTACCTGCGATGCCATCGAATGGCTTGCTTCCAACGGCGGCGGTACCATCGTCAGCCCTGACAAGAAAATAACTATCAATAACGGGAAGGCTATCGCAGCCCTCAATATGGCAAAGGGATGGGTCGGTACCATCAGCCCGAAGGGCGTTCTTTCCTTTGGTGAGGAGGATGCGAGAAACGTATGGCAGGCGGGAAACGCCGCATTTATGCGCAACTGGCCCTATGCCTACAATCTGAGTACCTCGGATGAGAGTGCGGTCCAGGGGAAATTCGCCGCTGCTCCGCTTCCTGCCGGAGACTCCGGGAAAGGGGCTGCAGCCCTTGGCGGATGGCAGCTTGCGCTTTCCAAGTACAGCAACAATAAAAAGGTTGCGGCGGAAGTGCTTCGCTATATGGCCGGATACGACGTGCAGAAAATGAGGGCCATTGAGGGCTCTTTCAACCCGACCATCAAGTCCTTGTATCAGGACAAAGATGTTCTTGACGCTACACCCATATTCGGAACCCTCTACGATGTCTTTATCAATACTACCCCGCGTCCCTCGACGGCAACGGCACCACGGTACAGTGAAACGTCGAAGATCTTTTTTACCAACGTTCACGATGTTCTCAGTGGAAAAAAAGATGCTGCCACAGCGGTTCGTGCGATGGAGCTTGACTTGAAGGATCTTCTCGATTACCCGACCGGATCTCCCGAATAA
- a CDS encoding IS3 family transposase gives MFGYIRETKGRKRFSVVRMCKALKVSETGYYKWKRTGNKPKAWQLLLVKIHKILDEHPDNQNYGIKRILIALEQRGERVSRSTVIRAMRKGNLLHASPRRPEGVTKAEEKAQRPENLLQRDFSATGPNEKWLTDITQIPCLDGTLYIAPIFDCFGGEIIALAMESTMKKELCIQAVKEAYRTRNPGSGVIIHSDAGSQYTSELYKKTLGGFHAVQSMSDVGKCYDNARMESFFATLKKEKLYQMNTMKRTREDVKTIVWRYVMVYYNRQRISTVNKGGLPPTMFRIQAAARQAAA, from the coding sequence ATGTTCGGATACATCCGAGAAACAAAGGGAAGGAAAAGATTTTCAGTTGTGCGGATGTGTAAAGCCCTAAAAGTCAGCGAAACAGGATATTACAAGTGGAAACGCACGGGTAATAAGCCGAAAGCATGGCAGCTTCTTCTGGTCAAAATCCATAAGATTCTTGATGAGCACCCGGATAATCAGAATTATGGGATAAAGAGAATCCTGATAGCACTGGAGCAACGGGGAGAGCGAGTATCACGATCAACAGTCATCAGAGCCATGAGAAAGGGAAATCTTCTTCATGCAAGCCCCAGAAGACCGGAGGGAGTGACAAAAGCGGAGGAAAAAGCACAGAGGCCGGAGAACCTTCTCCAGAGGGACTTTAGTGCAACGGGTCCGAATGAGAAATGGCTTACTGATATAACGCAGATACCCTGTTTAGACGGCACACTTTACATAGCCCCGATCTTTGACTGCTTTGGTGGAGAGATTATTGCACTGGCAATGGAGAGCACCATGAAGAAAGAGCTTTGTATACAAGCGGTGAAGGAGGCATATAGAACCAGGAATCCGGGAAGTGGGGTAATTATTCACAGTGATGCGGGAAGTCAGTACACCAGTGAGTTGTACAAGAAAACACTCGGAGGATTCCACGCTGTACAGAGTATGAGCGATGTGGGGAAGTGCTACGACAATGCGCGTATGGAAAGCTTTTTTGCGACACTGAAAAAGGAAAAACTGTATCAAATGAACACCATGAAAAGGACTAGGGAAGATGTAAAAACCATAGTCTGGCGCTACGTCATGGTATACTACAACCGACAGCGTATAAGCACGGTGAACAAAGGCGGCTTACCGCCGACTATGTTCAGGATTCAGGCCGCAGCAAGACAGGCTGCTGCTTAG
- a CDS encoding transposase has protein sequence MRRYNEEFREQALKLSDEIGVKKAAEQLGIIYGTLMDWRKSRNRKKEGSAEPEILPLTERERHMLKEIHELKEANEILKDALGFFVKDRKK, from the coding sequence ATGAGACGTTATAACGAAGAGTTTAGGGAGCAAGCATTAAAGCTGTCGGATGAGATTGGAGTAAAAAAAGCAGCGGAACAGCTGGGAATCATTTACGGGACACTAATGGACTGGAGGAAAAGCAGAAACCGGAAAAAGGAGGGTTCGGCAGAACCTGAAATACTACCGTTGACGGAACGGGAACGGCACATGCTCAAGGAGATACATGAGTTGAAGGAAGCGAATGAGATCCTGAAGGATGCCCTGGGTTTTTTCGTAAAAGACCGGAAGAAGTAA
- a CDS encoding DRTGG domain-containing protein has translation MKLIEIIDLVEGKVLCECGDLGREIESAFSSDLMSDVLTLLTDNMLLITGLTNIQAIRTAEMADIAQILFVRDKQPTAKMIELASETGICLITTRFSMFRASGILFGHGLPAVY, from the coding sequence ATGAAACTTATAGAAATAATCGATTTGGTTGAGGGTAAGGTGCTTTGCGAATGCGGGGACCTCGGCAGAGAGATTGAATCGGCCTTTTCCTCGGACCTAATGAGTGATGTACTTACGCTTTTGACCGACAATATGCTGCTTATCACCGGCCTAACTAATATTCAGGCGATCAGGACGGCAGAAATGGCCGATATTGCCCAAATTTTGTTTGTTCGCGACAAACAGCCAACGGCAAAAATGATAGAACTGGCATCGGAAACAGGTATTTGTCTCATCACAACTCGCTTCTCCATGTTTCGGGCCAGCGGTATCCTTTTCGGGCATGGTCTGCCTGCGGTCTACTAA
- a CDS encoding ATP-binding protein, giving the protein MQFQYELVAGDFTKAGYASSDLKKKMKQLNIPTSAMKRAVVALFEAEVNVVAHSFGGTLTADIFKDKIHVLVADRGPGIPDIELAMSEGYSTASDEVREMGYGAGMGLPNIKNNCDSLDIRSASGSPTEVEFTINFEA; this is encoded by the coding sequence ATGCAATTTCAGTACGAACTCGTCGCAGGCGATTTCACCAAGGCGGGCTATGCTTCCAGCGATTTGAAAAAAAAAATGAAACAGCTCAATATTCCGACCAGTGCTATGAAGAGAGCGGTGGTGGCACTCTTTGAGGCAGAAGTAAACGTCGTAGCCCACTCGTTTGGAGGGACACTCACCGCAGATATTTTTAAGGATAAGATCCATGTACTCGTCGCCGACCGGGGGCCTGGAATCCCGGATATCGAACTGGCGATGAGTGAAGGTTACTCAACCGCCAGCGATGAAGTCCGGGAGATGGGCTACGGAGCAGGAATGGGATTACCCAACATCAAAAATAACTGCGACAGCCTTGACATACGAAGTGCCTCAGGAAGCCCTACCGAGGTTGAGTTCACTATCAATTTTGAGGCATAG
- a CDS encoding [Fe-Fe] hydrogenase large subunit C-terminal domain-containing protein — MQKSSFHHALKIVEAKCIGCTHCMLTCPTEAIRVFGGKAHVDPNRCVDCGNCMSVCPVDAIVIEQDDFDQIYTYSHRIAVVPSVMIGQFSEEIPEQQIFSILIDMGFTDVYEAETGIDLLHKISGRFSTYAGQKPVISSFCPAIIRLIQVRFPSLVGQINLLKPPLDITAAYIRKKLTEEGANPHEIGIFYVTPCAAKIAAIKRPIGEPRSAFDGVINMDFLYNLIHRNLVKQKNRKDCTLPPPRRLSSAAVLWSLTTGEAQQIPGRTLAVDGIHNVMAFLEKLENEEISGIDFLELRACDEGCAGGILGSGNRFLTAERLRHRAEQLSPVSDYCGEDISEETAEFLRDTIKLETVEPRSIMKLDDDVAKAMEIMDTATHILEALPMVDCGLCGSPSCEAFARDVAQGKASPQRCIFLQRRQENLDPTMVKKNFSTVKKVWGREKVE, encoded by the coding sequence ATGCAAAAGAGTTCCTTTCATCATGCCCTCAAGATTGTTGAGGCAAAATGCATTGGTTGTACTCACTGTATGCTCACCTGCCCCACCGAAGCCATCAGGGTATTTGGAGGTAAGGCCCACGTTGATCCGAACCGCTGCGTCGACTGCGGTAATTGCATGTCGGTCTGCCCCGTGGATGCTATTGTGATCGAACAGGATGACTTCGACCAGATTTATACCTATTCACACCGTATTGCAGTGGTACCTTCGGTAATGATAGGGCAATTCTCAGAAGAAATCCCTGAGCAACAGATCTTCAGTATCCTCATCGACATGGGCTTTACCGATGTGTATGAGGCGGAAACGGGTATCGATCTGCTTCACAAGATTTCTGGCCGCTTTTCTACCTATGCCGGACAAAAACCAGTTATCAGCAGTTTCTGTCCAGCCATCATTCGTCTAATTCAGGTTCGATTCCCGTCCTTGGTTGGGCAGATAAATCTTCTCAAGCCTCCACTCGATATCACCGCCGCGTACATCAGAAAAAAACTGACAGAAGAAGGGGCAAATCCTCACGAGATAGGCATTTTCTACGTCACTCCTTGTGCTGCCAAGATTGCGGCAATAAAAAGGCCGATTGGAGAACCCCGAAGCGCCTTCGACGGTGTCATCAACATGGATTTCCTCTATAACCTTATCCACAGAAATCTTGTAAAACAAAAAAATCGTAAGGATTGCACCCTACCACCTCCGAGGAGGCTCTCCTCCGCAGCAGTACTCTGGAGCCTAACCACCGGAGAGGCTCAGCAAATCCCGGGCAGAACCCTGGCAGTCGACGGTATTCATAATGTCATGGCGTTTCTGGAAAAATTGGAAAACGAAGAGATCTCCGGGATAGATTTTCTTGAACTAAGGGCCTGCGATGAAGGCTGCGCCGGAGGTATCCTCGGTTCGGGAAACCGGTTTCTCACCGCGGAGCGACTCCGCCATCGTGCCGAACAACTATCTCCGGTATCGGACTATTGTGGGGAAGATATCTCCGAAGAGACCGCCGAATTCTTACGCGATACCATCAAACTGGAGACCGTCGAACCCCGCTCCATCATGAAACTTGACGATGATGTGGCTAAGGCCATGGAAATCATGGATACCGCCACCCACATTTTAGAAGCACTACCCATGGTCGACTGTGGTCTCTGCGGTTCACCTAGCTGCGAAGCCTTTGCCCGGGACGTGGCACAGGGAAAGGCAAGTCCTCAGCGTTGCATCTTTCTTCAGAGACGTCAGGAAAACCTTGATCCTACCATGGTCAAAAAAAACTTTTCAACCGTGAAAAAGGTCTGGGGACGGGAGAAGGTGGAGTAG
- the gpmA gene encoding 2,3-diphosphoglycerate-dependent phosphoglycerate mutase gives MGPLQLVLIRHGESQWNKENRFTGWTDVPLSEKGKKEAQAGGRLLREEGFVFDKAYTSVLKRAIKTLWIVLEEMDLMWIPVVRAWELNERHYGGLQGLNKSETAKKYGEEQVLIWRRSYDTPPPELTKESAYYPGKDLKYRELSEEQIPLTESLKITIERVVPYWEKVIVPELKAGKRLLIAAHGNSLRALVKYLDGISNEEITKLNIPTGVPLVYELDKDITPIRHYYLGDQEAIQAKMAAVANQGKK, from the coding sequence ATGGGACCCCTTCAATTAGTCCTTATCCGTCATGGTGAAAGCCAATGGAATAAAGAAAATAGGTTCACCGGTTGGACCGATGTACCCTTATCGGAAAAGGGAAAAAAGGAGGCACAAGCGGGTGGCAGGTTATTGCGTGAAGAAGGTTTTGTCTTCGATAAGGCCTACACCTCCGTTCTGAAGCGTGCCATCAAGACCCTCTGGATCGTCCTCGAAGAGATGGATCTCATGTGGATCCCCGTTGTTCGGGCATGGGAACTGAATGAGCGACACTACGGAGGATTACAGGGGCTGAACAAATCGGAAACGGCAAAAAAGTACGGAGAAGAACAGGTTCTGATCTGGCGACGCAGCTATGACACCCCGCCTCCCGAATTGACAAAAGAGAGCGCATACTATCCGGGAAAGGATCTAAAATATCGGGAACTCTCGGAAGAACAGATACCCTTAACCGAAAGCCTCAAAATCACCATAGAGCGGGTCGTACCCTACTGGGAAAAGGTGATAGTCCCCGAACTGAAGGCGGGAAAGCGTCTCTTGATAGCGGCCCACGGCAATAGTCTGCGAGCATTGGTCAAATACCTTGACGGCATCTCGAACGAAGAGATCACAAAACTCAACATTCCGACCGGAGTTCCGTTGGTCTACGAGCTGGATAAGGATATAACACCAATCCGCCACTACTATTTGGGAGACCAAGAGGCCATTCAGGCCAAAATGGCCGCAGTGGCAAATCAGGGCAAAAAGTAA